A genome region from Eschrichtius robustus isolate mEscRob2 chromosome 4, mEscRob2.pri, whole genome shotgun sequence includes the following:
- the TLR2 gene encoding toll-like receptor 2, producing MPPALWTVWVLGSVISLPKEGASDQASSLSCDPTGVCDGRSRSFNSIPSGLTAAVKSLDLSSNEITYVSNSDLRRCVNLRALRLGANEIHTVEEDSFFSLRSLEYLDLSYNRLSNFSSSWFRSLSALKFLNLLGNLYKTLGERSLFSHLPNLRILKVGNSNSFTEIQEKDFAGLTLLEKLEINAPNLQTYAPKSLKSIQNISHLILHLKQPILLLEIFVDILSSLECLELRDTNLNTFHFSEVSINETNTSIKKFTFRNVQITDESFIEVVKLFNYVSGVLEVEFDDCTHDGVGDFRTLTLDTIKYLGDVETLTIRKLHIPQFFLYHDLSNIYSLTGKVKRITIENSKVFLVPCLLSQHLKSLEYLDLSENLMSEETLKNSACEHAWPFLKTLVLRQNRLKSLEKTGEILLTLQNLTNLDISKNNFHSMPETCQWPGKMKYLNLSSTRIQSLTRCIPQTLEILDISNNNLDSFSLILPELKELYISRNKLKTLPDASFLPVLLVMRISRNIINTFSKEQLDSFQNLKTLEAGGNSFICSCDFLSFTQGQQALAQVLIDWPEDYLCDSPSPVRGQRVQDTWLSPSECHRAAVVSAVCCALFLLLLLVGILCHRFHGLWYMKMMWAWLQAKRKPRKAPRRDICYDAFVSYSERDSYWVENLMVQELEHFNPPFKLCLHKRDFIPGKWIIDNIIDSIEKSHKTIFVLSENFVKSEWCKYELDFSHFRLFDENNDAAILILLEPIEKKAIPQRFCKLRKIMNTKTYLEWPTDEMQQEGFWLNLRAAIKS from the coding sequence ATGCCACCTGCATTGTGGACAGTGTGGGTCTTGGGGTCTGTAATCAGCCTCCCCAAGGAAGGAGCCTCTGATCAGGCTTCTTCTCTGTCTTGTGACCCCACTGGTGTCTGCGATGGCCGCTCCAGATCTTTCAACTCCATCCCCTCAGGTCTCACGGCAGCTGTGAAAAGCCTTGACCTGTCCAGCAATGAGATCACCTATGTCAGCAACAGTGACCTGCGGAGGTGTGTGAACCTCAGGGCTCTGAGGCTGGGGGCCAATGAAATTCACACAGTGgaggaagattcttttttttccctgaggaGTCTTGAATATTTGGACTTATCCTATAATCGTTTATCTAACTTCTCATCCTCCTGGTTCAGATCCCTTTCTGCCTTGAAATTCTTAAACTTACTGGGAAATTTATACAAAACACTCGGGGAAAGATCTCTTTTTTCTCATCTTCCAAATCTGCGAATCCTGAAAGTAGGAAATAGTAACAGCTTCACTGAGATTCAGGAAAAGGATTTCGCTGGGCTAACTCTTCTTGAGAAACTTGAGATTAATGCTCCAAATCTGCAGACATATGCGCCAAAGAGTTTAAAGTCAATCCAGAACATCAGCCATCTGATTCTTCATCTGAAGCAGCCTATTTTACTGCTGGAgatttttgtagatattttaagtTCCTTAGAATGTTTAGAACTGAGAGATACTAATTTGaacacttttcatttttcagaagtATCCATCAATGAAACGAATACATCGATTAAAAAGTTTACATTTAGAAATGTGCAAATCACTGACGAAAGTTTTATTGAAGTTGTGAAACTGTTTAATTATGTTTCTGGAGTCTTAGAAGTAGAGTTTGATGACTGTACCCATGATGGAGTTGGTGATTTTAGGACATTGACTCTGGACACAATTAAATACCTAGGTGACGTGGAGACATTAACAATACGGAAGTTGCATATTCCACAGTTTTTCTTATATCATGATCTGAGTAATATATATTCACTCAcaggaaaagttaaaagaatCACAATAGAAAACAGTAAGGTTTTTCTGGTTCCTTGTTTACTTTCACAACATTTAAAATCATTAGAATATTTGGATCTCAGTGAAAACTTAATGTCTGAAGAAACCTTGAAAAACTCAGCCTGTGAGCATGCTTGGCCCTTCCTAAAAACCTTAGTTTTAAGGCAGAATCGTTTGAAATCATTAGAAAAAACTGGAGAAATTTTGCTTACTCTGCAAAACCTGACTAACCTTGATATCAGTAAGAATAATTTTCATTCAATGCCTGAAACTTGTCAGTGGCcaggaaaaatgaaatatttgaacTTATCCAGCACAAGAATACAAAGTTTAACCCGTTGCATTCCCCAGACACTGGAAATTTTAGATATTAGCAATAACAATCTCGattcattttctttgattttgccaGAACTCAAAGAACTTTATATTTCCAGAAATAAGTTGAAGACTCTACCAGATGCCTCCTTCTTACCTGTGTTATTAGTTATGAGAATCAgcagaaatataataaatactttCTCTAAGGAGCAACTTGATTCTTTTCAAAATCTGAAGACTTTGGAAGCTGGTGGCAACAGCTTCATTTGCTCCTGTGACTTCCTGTCTTTCACGCAGGGGCAGCAGGCCCTGGCCCAGGTCCTGATTGACTGGCCAGAAGACTACCTGTGTGACTCTCCATCCCCCGTGCGGGGCCAGCGAGTTCAGGACACCTGGCTCTCACCTTCTGAATGCCACAGGGCAGCCGTGGTGTCTGCCGTGTGCTGTGCCCTTTTCCTGCTGCTCCTGCTCGTGGGGATTCTGTGCCACCGTTTCCACGGACTGTGGTACATGAAGATGATGTGGGCCTGGCTCCAGGCCAAGAGGAAGCCCAGGAAGGCTCCCCGCAGGGACATCTGCTATGACGCCTTTGTGTCCTACAGTGAACGGGATTCCTACTGGGTGGAGAACCTCATGGTCCAGGAGCTGGAGCACTTCAACCCTCCCTTTAAGTTGTGTCTTCACAAGCGGGACTTCATTCCTGGCAAGTGGATTATCGACAATATCATTGACTCCATTGAAAAGAGCCACAAAACCATCTTTGTGCTTTCTGAGAACTTTGTGAAGAGTGAGTGGTGCAAGTACGAGCTGGACTTCTCCCATTTTCGTCTCTTTGATGAGAACAACGATGCTGCCATTCTCATTCTGCTGGAGCCCATTGAGAAAAAGGCCATCCCCCAGCGTTTCTGTAAGCTGCGGAAGATTATGAACACCAAGACCTACTTGGAGTGGCCCACTGATGAGATGCAGCAGGAAGGGTTTTGGTTAAATTTGAGAGCTGCGATAAAGTCCTAG